A DNA window from Strix aluco isolate bStrAlu1 chromosome 6, bStrAlu1.hap1, whole genome shotgun sequence contains the following coding sequences:
- the LOC141924998 gene encoding helix-loop-helix protein 13-like, with translation MEELCYSFEQEESAAEFLFWDQADPSAQLDDFLLDCSSLAPQLSPWSLGPQLSPCPVPGRRGERAGGAEADSSRPAGRLRPRHAANIRERKRMLNINSAFDQLRCHVPTFPYEKRLSKIDTLRLAIAYIALLGEILLSGCDPKSYVERCLKNGLPSQQPATWNTSDLTARLSWVKWD, from the exons ATGGAGGAACTTTGTTACAGCTTCGAGCAGGAAGAATCCGCTGCTGAATTTCTCTTCTGGGACCAGGCGGATCCCAGCGCTCAGCTGGATGACTTCCTCCTGGACTGCTCCTCCCTGGCGCCGCAGTTGTCCCCCTGGTCCCTGGGCCCGCAGTTGTCCCCCTGTCCCGTCCCGGGGcgccggggggagcgggcggggggtgCTGAAGCGGACAGCTCCCGGCCCGCCGGCCGCCTCCGCCCGCGCCACGCCGCCAACATCCGCGAGAGGAAGAGGATGCTCAACATCAACTCGGCCTTCGACCAGCTCCGCTGCCACGTACCCACCTTCCCCTACGAGAAGCGCCTCTCCAAAATCGACACGCTCCGGCTGGCCATTGCCTACATCGCTCTCCTTGGCGAGATCCTCCTCTCCGGATGCGACCCCAAATCGTACGTGGAGCGGTGCCTGAAGAACGGTTTGCCAAGCCAACAGCCGGCAACTTGGAATACGAGCG ATCTGACAGCCCGCCTGTCTTGGGTAAAGTGGGATTAA